In a genomic window of Staphylococcus taiwanensis:
- a CDS encoding HAMP domain-containing protein: protein MTNRLNSVVVKLWLTILFIVTTVLILLSAALITFIQYYYTQQTENAIREDASRISHLVEHADNKALAIQHSQQLIDGSGGVIIMANKNTKPDNSNSKTKNKMLEEIHNNHNFSQVFTKGKSTTQNITISNDGNSHSYILLGYPMQAQDNAKSKYSAVFIYQDLKSIEDTNNAITIIILITAIIFIAISTVFAFFLSNRITKPLRHLRTQAINVANGDYSQQTSVTTKDEIGELSYTFNHMSNEIQENVEALSTQKNIRDSLINSMVEGVLGINDNREIMLSNKMADDIITSIDKDTFHELEQQIEATFISKGTEFQEYEFNAKYYVVIMTYIERIQQDGRSGVVVIMRDMTNEHNLDQMKKDFIANVSHELRTPISLLQGYTESIVDGIVTEPDEIKESLSIVLDETQRLNRLVNELLNVARMDAEGLTVNKEVQPILPLLEKMQVKYRQQAQDLELNMSLSPDVNNELWEYDADRIDQVLTNLIDNATRYTKPGDTITITTSSDEQYQTLYISDTGSGIAPEHLELVFDRFYKVEASRTRGKQGTGLGLFICKMIIEEHGGLISVESEVNKGTTFIIQLPKPNQSY, encoded by the coding sequence GTGACGAACCGACTAAATAGTGTTGTTGTAAAACTGTGGTTAACTATTCTGTTTATAGTAACTACAGTTTTAATTTTATTGAGTGCTGCTTTAATCACCTTTATCCAATATTACTATACTCAACAAACTGAGAATGCCATAAGAGAAGATGCCTCAAGAATAAGCCATTTAGTAGAACATGCAGACAATAAAGCATTAGCTATACAACATAGCCAACAATTAATAGATGGCTCAGGTGGGGTTATTATTATGGCAAATAAAAACACTAAACCTGATAATTCTAATAGTAAAACTAAAAATAAAATGCTAGAAGAAATTCATAATAACCATAACTTTAGTCAAGTGTTTACTAAAGGAAAATCCACAACTCAAAATATTACGATTAGTAATGATGGCAATTCACATTCTTATATCCTTTTAGGCTATCCTATGCAAGCGCAAGATAATGCTAAATCTAAATATAGTGCTGTTTTTATTTACCAAGATTTAAAATCTATTGAAGATACTAATAATGCTATAACGATTATCATTTTAATTACAGCTATTATATTTATTGCAATATCTACAGTATTCGCATTCTTTTTATCTAATAGAATCACAAAACCATTGAGACATTTAAGAACTCAAGCCATTAATGTCGCTAATGGAGACTATTCTCAACAAACTAGTGTTACAACTAAAGATGAAATTGGAGAATTATCATATACTTTTAATCATATGAGTAATGAAATTCAAGAGAATGTAGAAGCACTTTCTACTCAAAAAAATATTCGAGATAGCTTAATTAATTCTATGGTGGAAGGTGTATTAGGCATAAATGATAATCGTGAAATTATGTTGTCTAACAAAATGGCTGATGACATTATAACTTCGATAGATAAAGATACTTTCCATGAATTGGAACAACAAATTGAAGCTACATTCATATCTAAAGGAACAGAATTCCAAGAATATGAATTTAATGCTAAATATTATGTTGTCATCATGACTTATATTGAACGAATTCAACAAGATGGGCGAAGTGGTGTGGTCGTTATCATGAGAGATATGACTAATGAACACAATTTAGATCAAATGAAAAAAGACTTCATCGCAAATGTATCGCATGAGTTACGTACACCAATCTCTTTATTACAAGGTTACACCGAATCTATAGTAGACGGCATTGTAACTGAACCTGACGAAATTAAAGAATCCCTATCTATCGTTCTCGATGAAACTCAAAGATTAAATCGATTAGTTAATGAGTTGTTAAATGTTGCACGTATGGATGCTGAAGGTTTGACGGTCAATAAAGAAGTGCAACCCATTTTACCATTACTAGAGAAAATGCAAGTTAAGTATCGCCAACAAGCTCAAGATTTAGAGTTGAATATGTCACTATCTCCAGATGTAAATAATGAGCTATGGGAATATGACGCCGATCGTATCGATCAAGTACTAACGAATTTGATTGATAATGCAACACGATATACCAAACCTGGGGATACTATTACTATCACTACTTCTTCAGACGAACAATATCAAACACTTTATATCAGTGATACAGGAAGTGGTATTGCACCTGAACATTTGGAACTTGTTTTCGATAGATTTTATAAGGTCGAAGCCTCTAGAACGAGAGGTAAACAAGGAACTGGCTTAGGCTTATTTATTTGTAAAATGATTATAGAAGAGCATGGTGGCTTAATTTCAGTCGAAAGTGAAGTCAATAAAGGGACTACGTTCATTATTCAATTACCTAAACCTAATCAAAGTTACTAA
- a CDS encoding ECF transporter S component → MQQNKRLITISMLSAVAFILTFIKFPLPFLPPYLTLDFSDVPTLLATFILGPVAGIIVALIKNILNFLFNMSDPVGPVANFLAGISFLLSAYYVAKRRTNHSSSNRQLIIGLAIGTIVMTIILSILNYFVLLPLYGMIFNLGDVFNNLKVIILSGIIPFNIIKGIIISVIFILLYKRLKNILK, encoded by the coding sequence ATGCAACAAAACAAACGTCTTATCACAATTAGTATGTTAAGTGCTGTAGCGTTTATCTTAACTTTCATTAAATTTCCGCTACCATTTTTACCACCATACTTAACACTAGATTTCAGTGATGTGCCAACATTATTAGCTACATTTATACTAGGTCCAGTAGCAGGAATAATTGTTGCACTTATTAAAAATATACTGAACTTTTTATTCAATATGAGTGACCCAGTAGGTCCTGTAGCTAATTTCTTAGCAGGAATAAGTTTTTTATTATCTGCTTATTATGTAGCCAAACGTCGTACGAATCATTCAAGTTCTAATCGCCAACTTATCATAGGTCTTGCTATTGGTACAATTGTGATGACGATTATACTAAGCATACTGAATTATTTTGTTTTATTACCTTTATATGGCATGATATTTAATTTAGGTGATGTATTTAACAACTTGAAAGTAATCATTCTTTCTGGAATTATACCTTTTAATATCATTAAAGGCATTATCATTTCAGTTATCTTTATCCTTTTATACAAACGATTAAAAAATATACTTAAATAA
- a CDS encoding ferredoxin, which translates to MAKYTIVDMDTCIACGACGAAAPDIYDYDDEGIAFVILDDNQGTAEVPEELYEDMEDALEGCPTDSIKIEEEPFDGDALKFE; encoded by the coding sequence TTGGCAAAGTATACAATCGTTGATATGGATACATGTATTGCTTGTGGCGCTTGCGGTGCTGCAGCACCAGACATTTATGATTATGACGACGAAGGTATTGCTTTCGTAATCCTTGATGATAATCAAGGTACTGCTGAAGTACCAGAAGAATTATATGAAGATATGGAAGATGCACTCGAAGGTTGTCCTACAGATTCAATTAAAATTGAAGAAGAACCATTTGACGGTGATGCATTAAAATTTGAATAA
- a CDS encoding helix-turn-helix domain-containing protein, whose product MHSIINYASSHAFDYKTNKSIYNILSGKKSHQTFFDACSQQLLSLYHSLPKLKYPSFERYIEPDVGQTIQIKVHPRVTYDSLQNTFNCIQLLVQTITHYLNSHLDFIPVSQHSNVHIKAKKLYLNIINNNRLEDLKKELINLFEIISDKCEGRCFLHYYLQGFEEPMYTRQQISMIENVSVSDLYIFELNNLVEMMFALEQKEKFPLLSDTMILPSLLNKTATTFHQLEQGLSMDEVSVIQNVKINTIEDHVLELFIKGYYSNYQNYIDETLIRNFVTYYCNQRGQRLKNYKNQFEELTYFQIKLIIVGVERGDLFA is encoded by the coding sequence ATGCATTCAATTATCAATTACGCATCAAGTCATGCTTTTGATTATAAAACCAATAAAAGTATATATAATATTTTAAGTGGAAAAAAATCACATCAAACTTTCTTTGATGCATGTTCCCAACAACTTTTATCATTATATCATAGTTTACCTAAATTAAAATATCCGTCTTTCGAGCGATATATAGAACCCGATGTGGGACAAACTATCCAAATAAAAGTTCATCCAAGAGTGACTTATGATAGTTTACAAAATACATTTAATTGTATTCAGCTACTCGTTCAAACTATCACTCATTATTTAAATAGTCACTTAGACTTTATACCAGTATCCCAACATAGTAATGTACATATAAAAGCTAAAAAGCTATATTTAAATATAATAAATAACAATAGGCTTGAAGATTTAAAGAAAGAGCTTATAAACTTATTTGAAATCATTTCTGATAAATGTGAGGGACGTTGTTTCTTACATTACTACTTACAAGGTTTTGAAGAACCAATGTATACGAGACAACAGATTAGCATGATAGAAAACGTTTCGGTATCTGATTTATATATTTTTGAACTTAATAATTTAGTAGAGATGATGTTTGCACTTGAGCAAAAAGAAAAATTTCCATTATTATCAGACACAATGATACTACCATCATTATTAAACAAAACAGCTACAACGTTTCATCAATTAGAGCAAGGCTTATCAATGGATGAAGTTTCCGTCATTCAGAATGTAAAAATAAATACAATTGAAGATCATGTTCTAGAATTATTTATCAAAGGTTATTACTCAAACTATCAAAACTATATTGATGAAACGCTAATACGTAATTTTGTAACATATTATTGTAATCAAAGAGGGCAACGTTTAAAAAATTATAAGAACCAATTTGAAGAATTGACTTATTTCCAAATTAAATTAATCATCGTTGGAGTTGAGAGAGGTGATTTATTTGCTTGA
- a CDS encoding ATP-dependent DNA helicase RecQ: MLEEKLNKWFGYTSFNPGQKEIIESVLNNTHTLGILPTGSGKSLCYQLPTYIKQQPTLIISPLISLMDDQVMQLKSQGEKFVSCIHSGMDENEKQKNIKLLSSSRFIFLSPEFILQPQNFKLIRYINFGLVVLDEAHCLSEWGYDFRPHYALIGEVTKHFKRATILALTATAPPHLESDLSFILSVKLESIKTTMNRENISFSHINFSDDDAKIKWLLHFLDYSGPTIIYVSSKKICLELAKIIYQHGYLTGIYHGDLSYQERHTVQHQFINNFIPVIVATSAFGMGVNKKDIRTVIHFHLPTSPSNYLQEIGRAGRDGKPSQAISLYQPDDSFILETLLFNDAIITEDIDAYELGAFLPPQKQDILDILNKKYSVQQLKNIFKTSMIRKKLGYQRILGYTHLDQCRRSYLLEFFGEIPEKQAQCCDIDSDLKPLKIVNRKKVKRKLTYNEKLNNLFKA; encoded by the coding sequence TTGCTTGAAGAAAAATTAAATAAATGGTTTGGTTACACTTCATTTAATCCTGGACAAAAAGAGATTATTGAGAGTGTTTTAAATAATACTCATACTTTAGGAATTTTGCCTACTGGAAGTGGTAAAAGTCTGTGTTATCAACTTCCAACATATATTAAACAGCAACCTACTTTAATTATTTCACCGTTAATTTCTTTGATGGATGATCAAGTTATGCAGTTAAAATCTCAAGGTGAAAAGTTCGTTTCATGTATTCATTCAGGCATGGATGAAAATGAAAAGCAAAAAAATATTAAGTTATTATCTAGTAGTCGCTTTATATTTTTAAGTCCAGAATTTATTTTGCAACCACAAAATTTCAAACTGATTCGATATATTAATTTTGGTTTAGTTGTTTTAGATGAAGCACATTGCTTATCTGAATGGGGATACGATTTTAGACCCCATTATGCATTAATTGGAGAAGTCACAAAACATTTTAAGCGTGCAACAATTTTAGCTTTAACTGCTACGGCACCTCCACATCTTGAAAGCGATTTGTCATTCATACTCTCAGTAAAATTGGAATCAATTAAAACAACTATGAACCGTGAAAACATTTCTTTTTCACATATTAATTTTTCTGATGATGACGCTAAAATAAAATGGTTACTTCATTTTTTAGATTATTCTGGTCCTACGATTATTTATGTTTCATCTAAAAAAATATGTTTAGAATTAGCTAAAATCATTTATCAACATGGTTATCTAACAGGTATATACCATGGTGATTTATCTTATCAAGAGCGACATACAGTTCAACACCAATTTATCAATAACTTCATACCGGTAATTGTTGCAACTAGCGCTTTTGGAATGGGAGTGAATAAAAAAGATATTCGAACCGTAATTCATTTTCATTTACCAACTAGCCCCTCAAATTACCTTCAAGAAATAGGACGTGCAGGAAGGGATGGAAAGCCTAGTCAAGCAATTAGTTTATATCAACCTGATGATAGTTTTATTCTCGAAACACTTTTATTTAATGATGCAATCATTACAGAGGATATAGATGCTTATGAATTAGGTGCGTTTTTACCGCCACAAAAGCAAGATATCTTAGATATCCTAAATAAGAAATACTCAGTACAACAACTTAAAAACATATTTAAAACTTCTATGATTCGAAAGAAATTAGGTTATCAACGAATTCTAGGTTACACACATTTAGATCAATGTCGAAGAAGTTATTTGTTGGAATTTTTCGGTGAAATTCCTGAAAAGCAAGCACAGTGTTGCGACATTGACTCTGATTTAAAACCTTTAAAAATAGTAAACAGAAAAAAAGTAAAACGTAAATTAACTTATAATGAAAAATTAAATAATTTATTTAAAGCATAG
- a CDS encoding LysM peptidoglycan-binding domain-containing protein → MSVSNNFRDDFEKNRQSIDSDDKFEQTTDHSDENTENVEKQSDQQFPPRNAQRRQRRRNQATNKNRKFNDPERDSNDVGSLDDRYDEKSFDKVHNQNDDHLDNNHDYPNNRTSSQDNNEYDALRSNNNNRANHHYDEDEYDNNDLNEDDRRHRDHDDDSRNYNNRDNEYVNEKDNDSIGKKEAAGAGLAGVAGASGARRRGKVNRKNRLDDSRNNRPQEDYRDDENYNDKDLNHNNRDKDYNNDDNPSRDEHHSGNKGKKSAAGAGLAGAAGAAGVAASKHNKKRNDDRNRDNKYRDDKHHDDEDYNDNHRHKHDEDYNSEENHSRDDHKKGSKGKKAAAGAGVAGAAGAAGVAASKHNKNRSHHHDGDRNHDDKYDNDTNKLRDEDNHHDDNRDHKKGSKGKKAAVGAGVAGAAGAAGVAASKHKKNHSNDHNDNHHNDHNNRHNRNDDNDGFQAHNGKKKRGLAGILLPLIALLLILAALAIFIGMYLNNDHKDNNQASKDKTEQTANKDSNKDKDKASDSSNKDKASSSDSDKDKSSKDNSSDKANSDNSSSNSASSDANSNSSDNNATSDSSKNNSNASDNNSTSSSNSASSSDNSNSQGTNGNSQNNSNQSNNSTSGQQTHVVSGNENLYRIAIQYYGEGTVENVNKLKQANGLSSNNITNGQKLVIPK, encoded by the coding sequence ATGAGCGTGTCTAATAATTTTAGAGATGACTTTGAAAAGAATCGTCAGTCAATTGACTCTGATGATAAATTCGAACAAACAACCGACCATTCTGATGAAAACACAGAAAATGTTGAAAAACAATCAGATCAACAATTCCCACCTAGAAATGCACAAAGACGTCAAAGAAGACGTAATCAAGCAACAAATAAAAACAGAAAATTTAATGACCCAGAAAGAGATTCTAATGATGTTGGCTCATTAGATGATCGCTATGATGAAAAATCTTTTGATAAAGTACATAATCAAAATGATGATCATTTAGATAATAATCATGATTATCCAAATAATAGAACCTCATCTCAAGACAACAATGAATATGATGCGTTGCGTTCTAATAACAATAATAGAGCGAATCATCATTATGATGAAGATGAGTATGATAATAATGATTTAAATGAAGATGATCGACGTCACCGTGACCATGATGATGATTCTAGAAATTATAACAATCGTGATAATGAATATGTTAATGAAAAAGATAACGATTCAATTGGTAAGAAAGAAGCTGCAGGTGCTGGATTAGCAGGTGTTGCTGGTGCAAGTGGTGCTCGAAGAAGAGGAAAAGTTAATAGAAAAAATAGATTAGATGATAGTAGAAACAATCGTCCTCAAGAGGATTATCGCGATGATGAAAATTACAATGATAAAGATTTAAATCATAATAATCGTGACAAAGATTATAATAATGATGATAATCCTTCAAGAGATGAACATCATTCAGGAAATAAAGGTAAAAAGTCTGCAGCTGGCGCTGGTTTAGCAGGTGCTGCTGGTGCCGCTGGCGTTGCTGCTTCTAAACATAATAAAAAACGTAATGACGATAGAAATCGTGATAACAAATATCGTGATGATAAGCATCATGATGATGAAGATTACAATGACAATCATCGTCATAAACATGATGAAGATTATAATAGTGAAGAAAATCATTCTAGAGATGATCATAAAAAAGGAAGCAAAGGTAAGAAAGCCGCTGCTGGTGCTGGCGTAGCTGGTGCTGCCGGTGCCGCTGGCGTTGCTGCCTCTAAACATAACAAAAATCGTTCACATCATCATGATGGCGATAGAAATCATGATGATAAATATGATAATGATACAAATAAACTTCGAGATGAAGATAATCATCATGATGATAACCGTGACCATAAAAAAGGAAGCAAAGGCAAGAAAGCCGCTGTTGGTGCTGGCGTAGCTGGTGCTGCTGGTGCCGCTGGCGTTGCTGCTTCTAAACATAAAAAGAACCATTCAAACGATCATAACGACAATCATCACAATGACCATAATAATAGACATAATCGTAATGATGATAATGATGGTTTCCAAGCTCATAATGGTAAAAAGAAACGTGGTTTAGCTGGAATTCTACTTCCTTTAATTGCTTTATTATTAATTTTAGCTGCATTAGCAATCTTTATTGGTATGTACTTAAATAATGACCATAAAGATAATAACCAGGCTAGCAAAGATAAGACTGAACAAACTGCAAATAAAGATAGCAACAAAGATAAAGATAAAGCTTCAGATAGTAGCAATAAAGACAAAGCATCTAGCAGCGATAGTGATAAAGATAAATCTTCAAAAGATAATTCAAGCGACAAAGCCAATAGTGATAATAGTTCATCTAATAGTGCTTCAAGCGACGCTAATAGTAATTCATCTGATAATAATGCAACTTCAGATTCTTCTAAAAACAATTCAAATGCATCAGATAATAATTCTACTAGCTCTTCAAATAGTGCTAGTAGTAGTGACAACTCTAATTCACAAGGCACAAACGGTAATTCACAAAATAATAGTAATCAATCAAACAATTCAACTTCTGGACAACAAACACATGTAGTTTCAGGAAATGAAAACTTGTATAGAATTGCTATTCAATATTATGGTGAAGGTACTGTAGAAAACGTTAATAAATTAAAACAAGCTAATGGATTATCTAGCAACAATATTACTAATGGTCAAAAATTAGTAATTCCAAAATAA
- the ypdA gene encoding YpdA family putative bacillithiol disulfide reductase: MKSIESIIIGGGPCGLSAAIEQKKKGIETLVIEKGNVVDAIYKYPTHQTFFSSSDKLSIGDIPFIVEESKPRRNQALVYYREVVKHHNLNVHAFEEVLTVKKIDNKFTITTTKDVYECKFLTVATGYYGQHNELEVKGAELSKVQHYFKEAHPYFNLDVTVIGGKNSAVDAALELEKAGANVTVLYRGDRYSAAIKPWILPNFESLVNHEKIKMEFNANVLEITENSVIYEKNGKMIEIPNDHVFAMIGYHPDYDFLKSIGIEINTNEFGTAPVHNKETFETNVENCYIAGVIAAGNDNNAIFIENGKYHGGIITQSILSKKQTPLES, translated from the coding sequence ATGAAAAGCATAGAAAGTATTATTATCGGCGGAGGCCCATGCGGTTTAAGTGCTGCTATTGAGCAGAAGAAAAAAGGAATTGAAACTCTAGTAATTGAAAAAGGCAATGTAGTGGATGCAATCTATAAATATCCAACACATCAAACCTTCTTTTCATCTAGTGATAAGTTGAGTATTGGAGATATTCCATTTATTGTAGAAGAAAGTAAACCCAGACGTAATCAAGCCTTGGTTTATTATAGAGAAGTAGTGAAACATCATAACTTAAATGTTCATGCTTTTGAAGAAGTACTTACTGTTAAAAAAATTGATAACAAATTTACAATTACCACAACTAAGGATGTCTATGAATGTAAATTTTTAACAGTCGCAACTGGTTATTATGGACAACATAATGAATTAGAAGTTAAAGGAGCAGAATTATCTAAAGTACAACATTACTTTAAAGAAGCACATCCTTATTTCAACCTAGATGTTACTGTAATAGGCGGTAAAAATTCAGCTGTCGATGCAGCATTAGAATTAGAAAAAGCAGGTGCAAATGTCACAGTCTTATACAGAGGTGACCGATACTCTGCAGCCATTAAACCATGGATATTACCAAATTTCGAATCACTCGTAAATCATGAAAAAATTAAAATGGAATTTAATGCAAATGTTCTTGAAATTACTGAGAACAGTGTCATTTACGAAAAAAATGGCAAAATGATAGAAATTCCTAACGACCATGTTTTCGCAATGATTGGTTATCATCCTGATTATGATTTCCTTAAATCCATTGGTATTGAAATTAATACAAATGAATTTGGAACTGCACCTGTTCATAATAAAGAAACCTTTGAAACTAATGTTGAAAATTGCTATATAGCAGGAGTAATAGCTGCCGGTAATGATAACAACGCTATTTTTATTGAAAATGGTAAATACCATGGCGGTATCATTACACAAAGCATTCTCAGTAAAAAACAAACACCTTTAGAAAGTTAA
- a CDS encoding asparaginase: MKKLLIIHTGGTISMSQNQLSQVVTNEVNPISLHKDIISQYAVVDEIHPFNVPSPHMTIQHVLEIKNIITQSIKDYHYDGYVITHGTDTLEETAYLLDLLLDLDLPVVITGAMRSSNEIGSDGLYNFISAIRVASSTEAHDNGVMVVFNDEIHTAKNVTKTHTSNINTFQSPNQGPLGILTKNNVQFYNHPYKQTSYNWVNNELNVPLIKAYMGIQSDIFNFYANQNVDGIVIEALGQGNLPPSCLEGINACLSLNIPIVLVSRSFNGIVSPVYAYEGGGYNLANKGLIFSNGLNGPKARLKLLVGLSNELIGESLKDFFEKQY; the protein is encoded by the coding sequence ATGAAGAAACTTTTGATCATACATACTGGTGGAACTATTAGTATGTCACAAAATCAATTAAGTCAGGTCGTTACGAATGAGGTTAATCCTATATCTTTACATAAAGATATCATAAGTCAATATGCTGTAGTTGATGAAATTCATCCATTTAACGTACCTTCCCCTCATATGACTATACAACATGTTTTGGAAATTAAAAATATTATTACTCAATCAATTAAAGATTATCATTATGATGGCTACGTTATAACACATGGAACAGATACTTTAGAAGAAACTGCATATTTATTAGATTTATTGTTAGATTTAGATTTACCAGTTGTTATTACAGGAGCGATGCGATCATCGAATGAGATAGGATCAGACGGACTATATAATTTTATTTCTGCTATAAGAGTAGCTTCATCAACTGAAGCACATGATAATGGCGTAATGGTCGTATTTAATGATGAAATACATACAGCTAAAAATGTTACAAAAACACATACTTCCAATATCAATACGTTTCAAAGTCCCAATCAAGGACCATTAGGAATCTTAACAAAGAATAATGTACAGTTTTATAATCATCCATATAAGCAAACTTCTTATAATTGGGTTAATAATGAGTTGAATGTTCCATTAATTAAAGCGTATATGGGGATTCAAAGTGACATATTTAATTTTTATGCGAATCAGAACGTGGATGGAATTGTGATAGAAGCTTTAGGACAAGGTAATTTACCGCCTAGTTGTTTGGAAGGAATAAATGCCTGCTTAAGCTTGAATATTCCTATTGTGCTCGTTTCACGCTCATTTAATGGTATTGTCAGTCCTGTCTATGCATATGAAGGTGGTGGCTATAATCTAGCAAATAAGGGTCTGATTTTTTCAAATGGTCTCAATGGGCCTAAAGCGCGATTAAAACTACTTGTAGGACTCAGTAATGAGTTAATTGGAGAAAGTTTGAAGGACTTTTTTGAAAAACAATATTGA
- a CDS encoding (d)CMP kinase, whose amino-acid sequence MDSINIALDGPAAAGKSTIARQVASKLSMIYVDTGAMYRAITYKYLKLNRPEDFKQLVDNTSLELTYDTNKGQRIILDNHDVTDFLRENDVTQNVSYVASKEPVRTFAVEKQKDLAAKKGIVMDGRDIGTVVLPDAELKVYMIASVEERAERRQKENESKGIPSSLSQLKNEIEERDHYDMNREISPLRKADDAITVDTTSKTIEEVTDEILNLVNNL is encoded by the coding sequence ATGGACTCAATTAATATCGCTTTGGACGGTCCTGCCGCAGCAGGAAAAAGCACGATTGCAAGACAAGTAGCTAGTAAATTATCAATGATTTATGTTGATACTGGAGCAATGTATCGTGCGATTACTTATAAATATTTAAAACTAAATCGTCCAGAAGATTTTAAACAACTCGTTGATAATACTTCTCTAGAATTAACTTATGATACGAATAAAGGGCAACGCATTATTTTAGATAATCATGATGTGACAGATTTTTTACGTGAAAATGATGTAACTCAAAATGTATCATATGTCGCATCTAAAGAGCCTGTTCGTACTTTTGCTGTTGAAAAGCAAAAAGATTTAGCTGCTAAAAAGGGAATTGTAATGGACGGGAGAGATATCGGCACTGTTGTATTACCAGATGCTGAATTAAAAGTTTATATGATAGCTTCTGTGGAAGAAAGAGCTGAAAGACGTCAAAAAGAAAATGAGAGTAAAGGCATTCCATCGTCTTTATCTCAATTAAAAAATGAAATTGAAGAAAGAGATCATTATGATATGAATCGTGAAATTTCACCATTAAGAAAAGCTGATGATGCAATCACTGTTGACACGACAAGTAAAACAATTGAAGAAGTGACAGATGAAATTTTAAATTTAGTAAATAATTTATAA
- the rpsA gene encoding 30S ribosomal protein S1, with protein sequence MTEEFNESMINDIKEGDKVTGEVQQVEDKQVVVHINGGKFNGIIPISQLSTHHIENPNEVVKQGDEIEAYVTKIEIDEENDSGAYILSKRQLETEKSYEYLQEKLDNEEVIEAKVTEVVKGGLVVDVGQRGFVPASLISTDFIEDFSVFDGQTIRIKVEELDPENNRVILSRKAVEQAENDVKKASLLESLNEGDVIKGKVARLTNFGAFIDIGGVDGLVHVSELSHEHVNSPEDVVSVGQEVDVKVKSVDKDTERISLSIKDTLPTPFESIKGQFHENDVIEGKVVRLANFGAFVEIAPGVQGLVHISEIAHEHIGTPSEKLEPGQQVSVKILGIDEDNERISLSIKATLPNENVIESDDATTQSYLSNDNDEDNPTLGDVFGDKFKNLKF encoded by the coding sequence ATGACTGAAGAATTCAATGAATCAATGATTAATGATATTAAAGAAGGTGACAAAGTCACTGGTGAAGTTCAACAAGTTGAGGATAAACAAGTCGTAGTTCATATTAATGGTGGTAAATTTAATGGAATTATCCCAATTAGCCAATTGTCAACTCATCATATCGAGAACCCTAATGAAGTGGTAAAACAAGGTGATGAAATAGAAGCTTACGTCACTAAAATCGAAATTGATGAAGAAAATGACTCTGGTGCTTATATTTTATCTAAACGTCAACTTGAAACTGAAAAATCATATGAATATTTACAAGAAAAGCTTGATAATGAAGAAGTAATTGAAGCAAAAGTTACTGAAGTAGTTAAAGGTGGCTTAGTGGTAGACGTTGGTCAACGTGGTTTCGTACCAGCTTCTCTAATTTCAACAGATTTCATTGAAGATTTCTCTGTATTTGATGGACAAACCATTCGTATTAAAGTCGAAGAATTAGATCCTGAAAATAATAGAGTCATTTTAAGCCGTAAAGCAGTAGAACAAGCTGAAAATGATGTTAAAAAAGCTTCATTATTAGAATCTCTTAATGAAGGCGATGTCATCAAAGGTAAAGTAGCTCGTTTAACTAACTTCGGTGCGTTTATCGATATTGGTGGCGTTGATGGATTAGTTCACGTTTCTGAGCTTTCACATGAACACGTTAACTCTCCTGAAGATGTAGTTTCAGTGGGTCAAGAAGTAGATGTGAAAGTTAAATCTGTAGATAAAGATACTGAACGTATCTCATTATCAATTAAAGACACTTTACCAACTCCATTTGAAAGTATTAAAGGACAATTCCATGAAAATGATGTAATTGAAGGTAAAGTAGTACGTCTAGCAAACTTCGGTGCTTTTGTAGAAATTGCCCCTGGTGTTCAAGGCTTAGTTCATATTTCTGAAATTGCACATGAACATATTGGTACACCTAGTGAAAAACTTGAACCAGGACAACAAGTCAGTGTTAAAATTTTAGGCATTGATGAAGATAATGAAAGAATTTCTTTATCAATTAAAGCAACATTACCAAATGAAAATGTAATTGAGAGCGATGATGCAACAACTCAATCTTACTTAAGTAATGATAATGATGAAGATAATCCTACACTTGGTGATGTTTTCGGAGATAAATTTAAAAACTTAAAATTTTAA